One Nymphaea colorata isolate Beijing-Zhang1983 chromosome 12, ASM883128v2, whole genome shotgun sequence genomic window, ttcttgaagaatcatgTCATATACATGCAATTTTGGCTGTCATGGGAACGAGCTGCCACTAACTCGGACACTGACATGTCAATGGTATTTTTAGTGTCTTTAGTGATTCATATtaccttttaatattttttgctaGAATTTTTTCAAACTAGATATCAAAATTTGTCTTTTGTTAAGAAATAAAAGCCATGTGAAATTGCATCCCAAGTAGTTTCATGAATGTATTGTTATGACATTTTCTCTGTTGAttcattttgttaataaattccATACAGAGGTGATTCTTCATTGTAACTTATTGGATTGATCAGCTGCCTCATCATTTTAGTGGCTGAGAAATTAGAAGAATGATGGTTTTGGaacccttatatatatatatatatatatatatatatatatatatggataaagACACTTCCAAAAAATAGTTTAATCTTCATCTTGCTTCTTTGCTTAATTTAACAATGCAGAAGTGATCCTTTAGCTTGGTGAACGAGTCCAGCCCACCCCCACCACCCCCTCCTCCCccctaccaaaaaaaaaaaaaaattcaaaccagAACATGGTTCATAAAAATAAGCTATAATGAGTACATCTGTGTTTGCTGGAGAATGTCTTTTTAGACATCTGGACTTGTCTGCAGTGTgtatacacgcacacacacatacacatctATAAAGCACCACACATTTTTTGCTCTGATTTCTTAAGCTTGAATAAGAGAAGGTATATTATGTGCGGTAAGAAAAGGAATTTCTGGTTTTGATGTTCTTAAAATGTTTGCAGACACTTATTTGAGAAAGCATTTCGACATATGTACGGTTTACCACTCAATGTGACTGCCCTACCACCCATGCCTTTTGATGGTGGTTACTGGTCTATCTTGCACAGCTGGGTGATGCCAACCCGTTCTTTTATGGAGTTTGTAATGTTCTCAAGGTACATCATTACTGCTGATGATATATGTGTTCTAACCAAAAGCTTTATTCCCTCACATCAggacaactaaaaaaaaaaaaaagaggaaaagagaaagctCTAAGTCACACCACATAAGAAGCCAAGCAACTGGCTAGTAAATGAGTTCAGAACTCGCAGGTAACTGGAGCATCTCCCTGCAAATATTTGAGCTTGTGAATGGTTTCACAAACTCGTGACAATCATTGTGATTAATGGATTATAACTTGCCAcatcaaaagtaaaaaaactacCTTTTCCTTTGGACGTGGCAAGGCTGGAAGCCCTTCAATCTGATCAATTATATGATTAGCATGATTCTCGAGCATTTCATATTTTGTAAGCTCTTACATTTTActagtatgtgtgtgtgtgcgtctgCATATTTGTATGGTTGCTATAATTACTCGTGCACGCAATGTCCTTGGTTTCCTTTTCCCAGTTTTTTACTAAATCCAACCATACAGATCTAGTGCATGGGGTTCATTTGGTGGTCATCAATTTTTGGATTGCCGAAATCAAGGGCTGAAAAAGCATCACTTTGTGGACCCATATGTTTTTGAAGAGAAGGGAGTTTATGTGCAAGTTTTGATACTTCTGCGCACAGATGCCATTGACATGTGTCAATAACTTGGATTATAAAATCCCATGCAATTATATACAAACGGTGTACCAATTCACCAgttgttttacaaaaaaaaaaataaaaagaaaaataaaaaaaaatctgaccctcacacacacacgcatgcacatacacacacagacacatgcACCCTCCCTTGCAGTCGGAGACATGTGAGTGTACTCATATATGGAGCCTGGACCATAGTAGGAGCAGAGCCTTATAGTATTTTGCACTGGGGATATGGTACTGATTTTCTATTGTCTGAGAATATTTATTTTTGACTTACAATAATGGTCAGCTGCACAAGAACTGATCTTGTACGGAGTTTGATGTCAGTTCTTGGTTGGGTATTAGATACTTAGGTGTAACAGTGCAGCATGCTCAGCATGGTGCTAACGGGAATGATAACTTCCCTTTTTTCACTTCAACCTATTGTCTGTAATCAGCTTATATTGGGACatgcattttcatttctttgaatgcTGAGAGTTATCACTGGAATATATGCAGGATGTTCACTAGCTCATTAGATGTTCAGAATCATGAGCCAGAGGGAAACTGGACGTGCTTGCTGGGGACCTCAGAAATGGAGGTATAGCTTTCAGAATTTTATTCATAATTTGATCAAGTAGCTTCAACTTTCTCTGACCAAGGACTTTTCTTGCAGAAGAAGCATTGTTATTGCCACGTCTTGGAGCTTCTGGTCAATGTGTGGGCTTACCACAGTGCAAGAAAGATGATCTACATCAATCCCAAGTCTGGCGTACTTGAAGAGCAGCACCCCGTTGAAGGGCGTGATGGCTTAATGTGGGCTAAGTACTTCAATTTTACACTACTCAAGGCAATGGATGAAGATCTAGCAGAGGAAGCAGACGATGAGGACCATCCAAATGACCGATGGTTATGGCCTTTAACAGGAGAAGTGTTTTGGCAGGGaatttatgagagagagagggaggaaagaTACAGGCAGAAGatggagaagaaaaggagggTGAAGGAGAAGCTATTAGAGAGGCAGAAACATGGTTATAAACAGAAGTCGCTGGGGGGATAGTCAGATTTTCCTTGCAACTGTTAACAAGACCGACACCAGCTCACACTGTTTATAGTTACAGTTTACGGACTCCATCAAATTGACAAGTATTTGAGAAAGTTAACCAGAAATACTTCCACTTTCTTCTAATTCATCTATATCGTGACTCAAAAGGTATGGGGATGAGAAGGTGTGCGGATAATTTCAGGTAACAAAAGCCTGTTGAACACCTCTGACACTCTTGGAAATGGCTGACGGTAGTAACTGGATTGGGCGCATCACTATACTCGTTCTACTTTTTTTGGGCTGTAGGAAAAATCTGAACATCTTTTTCTCCCCAGTATAACCAGGGTCAAGTGGCTGTACATATCTGTAAGTTCATTTTTCTGACGGTGTgtattcattcttttgaaagaagcACGTCTCCGGCCAGAGTGATGGTAGCTTTTTTGGTTAATTCTATCTTTAACTTTGTACACCTCAAGTGAAGTTAATGGAATGTGCTGGGACGTTCATTTTTGCTACGATCATTTTAAATTCGTTGGGAGAAATATTCTCTTCGAGACCTTGTTTACAGTTCGTGGAATGCCTTGCTATGCAAGGTAGGCAGCTTATGGTTACTGCATTAGTAATCATCTTATTCCAGGGATAATCTGGTGCTGAAACTTTTTGCTGATCAGGTGAACCGATACAATCTTCGGGCTTACCTAGTCTTGGTTGAAACTGTTCCTTTGAATACCAATTTTGGGTTTTTCAGTTTCTGCAAAgcattaaaataaacaaaaaaaaaaggatcacagattttcaaattatttaaaacagGAATTTGTTGAATAATGAGCAAAAACATCTCGCTTAATTGGTTTTGCTACATGATCTctaaaatttgcattttcataaaattccTTATTGCATGAACAAAAAAGGCATGCTATACCAATAAAAGGATGCAGCCCGGAAAACTCTGACTATGTGAAAGTGAAAGACCCTTGGAACGAGTGATTGTCGATTATAGAATGTCTGATGACCAAAAAGTTAAATCACAACCGTGATTAATTTTTGAGCTTGTGATTTCTCGTGGCAAAACAATGTGGCTATTGAAATGCTAGGGAGGATAAAGTAACAAGTTTCTTTTGGGGTATCTTATGTTAGATCTAATATATAGATCAATGTTTGATCCAGATGCAGATTGGACGTGGTAAGCAATAGGTTTTTGACCATGTTTCGATCAACTCGGTGTAAGATTTGTATCCAGATACGGAATTCAACTCTACATCCTCCATTCTTAATTGCATCGGTGTCAGTACCGCAGATTCATCCATCTCCCAATTCCCACCTGTCGATGACAACCTTCCGAAACATCATCGGAAGTTCAACCTTTAATTACAAATAAACTGCATCTTTTTGTAGAAAAAgattttttaagatgaaagtGCACTCTAATGAGatgattctttttttccttttaaatgatCAGTATATTAGAAAGCACGGAGCATATGAAGTAACACTTCCGGTAAAATTGTAGAATAATAACACAGGAATTTTTATTCGAAGGCACAAAATTCATCAGATATTCTCGTATCGCGTTATAAACTTCCCGCTTCCCACCTCTTTTAAATATtcgctacttttttttttatgccacTTATCAGCGGCTGCCCCACACTCACTGAAGCGTCCTTACATGGCATCATATACGAGCCTGTGACGATTCGTTTTACCATTCGGGAACACGGTAAACGGTTCCACTTATTTGGTCGATACAGCTACAAACTTAGCTGCTTTTCTGCTCCTGAGGTAAAAATGCGTAAGAAAACGCATGTAAAAACAAAAGCGATGGGCAGAGCCCATTCCTGCAGCCCCACCACACATAAACCAATCACCGCTCTGAGAATTCAGGGGCATTGAGTTTATTAGCAGCCATAGATGGTAACTCAAGAGATTCTAATTATTACTCGTTCCTGaactctcgctctctctgagTGGTGTGGTTGGTCTTGTTGGTTCTCCTATTCAGGAATTCATATACATGTATTCTTCAGAATCCTttgttcctttcctttctttgttgTGACTATTCATTGTAGATTgagttttctaaatttttttgttggtgaAAGGGTCGTGGCAAAGTATGTTGCTTGTTGGGTATTATCTAGTTTTGATTCTTGCAAAATCTACCCTTCTTTCCATTACCCTCTTTCCTGCTCGACTAATGGTggatttcttttttggtttctgaCAGGGTTTATCTCTTTCTGTAGTGGCTCTCCTATGAGAAGGTCTGACGTTGAAATGGTGTATTTTTTAGAAGAACACCTGTGAAGTTGTGGTTATTGCGGTGGTTTGAAGCCTAAGGTTAGATGCCTTTCCCTGATGAAAAGAGTAGTGGAAAGCGATAGCTGTTGTGCAATATGTAAGGAATAAAGGGTTTTTCCTTCTTTCGTTCTGTTTTTCTGTTCCTTGGTTTTTAGGGATAAGGAGTCTTTCAAGGCGCTGAGTGATGAATGAAGTTTAATATGTTGGTATTGGAGTGTGTGTGATAGCCTTACGCAAAATATACACGCCAAGAGGGTGGGAAGGAACTTCCCTACTTCTGTTCTTAGATGTTTTGCTTGAGTTCGTTCGCTTGCATATAGTATGTGGGTTATATTGGATTTCTATATTTGGACTACAATGTTCACTTTACCTTTGCCACTTTTCTGAGTGGTGCGTCGTCCAAACAACTCTCGTCTACATGTCTATTTCGAGATTGTTTAATACTGGGGCGTCAACGTGCTTGCAAGTAATTAATGGTTTGTTTTCCCATGAATCTTGTGAAAAATTAGTTGTTTAGGATACATATGGGTACATCAGTATACTGTAAACATTGGAGGGTTTATGCATTTGGGCCCATCAAATCTATTGGTTTCTGTGTAGATTATGGACGAGTAAGGCTGAAATGGTGTTGGTCAGAATTTGAAGTTTATTGATTTCTCACTGGCTTTTGCTAAACACTTCGGCAGTATAGTAACTAGTTTTGCTTATGTAGCAAATGATCATGTTCCCTCATTACCTGTGGTTGGTTACTTGGTTTTGTTGCTTAGAAGTTATTTTAGCTATTAATGTCTACTGACGTTTGCATGAACTCTTTTCAGCAATATGCAGGCTTTAAAAGTTGGTTGGACATGGAAAACATTTGCCTTGGCTTCATCACATGAGTCCGATAAGAAAAAGCCTCGCAGTCGCAAAACTAGAGAGGAGAGAAAGGCTTTGGTTGAGTCCTTCATAACAACGtaattcttcttcctcttaagTCTTTAACGGATATGGATACATCGTATATGGTcttgtttcaaactttcaatatatGTGGGCTCATCGAAACATTGGcacccattctctctctctcgtgtgtgtgtgtgtgcgcgcgcgcatGTAATACATGCGTGTGTGTATTCTCCCATAATTAGAAGAATATATTTGTTAGAGTAACTCTTATATTTGTCAAataataactatatatatatgtgtgtgtgtgtgtgcgtgtgtgcgcGCATGTAATACATGCGTGTGTGTATTCTCCCATAATTAGAAGAATATATTTGTTAGAGTAACTTATATATTTGTCAAATAATAACTATGGCTTTAGGAAACACTGGTGGCTGGGAAGACTAAGTGATATGCGAGAGTTCATGTTTAAAGATCACATGGGTCGTCTTAATCATGCCTTCTTACACCTTGTTCTCGTGTGAAGCATATGTGCCTTTCTTGACAATAACCCCTTCTCATATGAGTCCGACAAAGTCAAAGAAATAAGGGACTTACTCATCACACATCCTTATTCATtagtaattcatttttttattttttgcgcTTCGTTGAAGTCCTGGGGTTCTTAGTTGACAAACTTGTAAACCTCCTGCCGCCATGTAAAAAGGCTACCTATGGAACTTCCTCTCCTCCCTTGATCTTTGACTTCGTCACAGCTATAAGTGCATTATACTTTGTGTGACTATGAAACATTGTCATAGAAAAcccgtttttttcaaaaaaatccattttataTGTCAAAAATTGGTCAGCCAAAAAAATAattgtctttttgaaaaagatgtcaaaacaaaaacatgccaaaaaaacttgaaaaatacattcctttgtttttttttcacattttttatttctacactttgttttcacaatttttgcatttcatttctACTCAGGCTTCTACAGATTATTAGACTTCCAGGGACATTGATATCTGGGCTGATTCTGTTGAATGTTGAAACCTCGCCTTTATATATTTGACTGtgctttattatttttatcagCCTCCCAACTGTTTATGGGAGTCTGTCATCCCATCTGGACTGCCAATTATGATCAGCGCTCTCATTACAAAACTTTCTATTTTGTCCAGTGTTGAGTGTTGACTTTTCGTACTGTTAACTGATGTTCATGCTTGATATGCATCGCAGATATAGAAGTTCAAACAATGGCAATTTCCCCTCTCTCAGCCTTACACAGAAGGAAGTAGGAGGGTCTTTTTACACTGTACGGGAAATCATGAAGGAAATAATGCAAGGCCATGAAACCTCCAGTGCTTCCGTTTTAGCATTGGAGGATGAAGCTCTTAACAGAAGTCTCCCCCAAAAGGAAGAACTGAACCTTGCCACTTTGTCATCTGCTGATATCTATGGAATAGGAAATGAACAAGGTTCCTTTATTCCAAATAATGATtatcaaaagattcaaaattATGCGGGGAGTTCTGAACTTTCAGCAGGCTGCAAATCTCAGGAAGAAGGCAGTgaaattgagaaatctttttCCCTGAATGCATCTTTGTCTAATTTGGAAAGTTACACCTTAATTAAACCAGTGCCTGCATCTGACCAACAAGAGCAACTTCAATCATGTGTTGGTGAATTCAATGAAAATAGTGATGAAGCAGATAAATCTGTTGTCAATGTGGAACCATCAGACCCTGAGGAGGTGAAATTAGAAAACATTGAATCATTTTCTCCTACTGTTGATGATCCTGGTGACAAGTGCATAAACTTACCAAGCTCTATTGAGAATGCCGATCCCTTGTTGAGCAGCCATGACAATAAGTGGAGTCTCGAAGCATATGATGGTCCTAAGGAAGGTCGAACACTTCAAGATGGTGAAATACCCAAGGGAGCACACGTGAGTGTTGGGAGCAATTCCATTCTTGAACAATTTGAAGAATCATGCTTGGGTGAGTTGATGGCCTCTGATACAATCACACAAGTGGAAGGCCGAGCTGAGAACTTTGATGACAACAAGAACCCTAATCTTGAATATGATTCCTCTTCCAATTCAGGAGTAGGAGACAGTCAATCTGAAGATGGGACCCTAGATGATGTATTAGCTGTCAATGGTGCAATTAGGACGTCTGACCCAATGGTCCCAATGCAAGCTTCTGCAGCATCAGCTGCAAGACTGGATGGCTTTTCAGATGGGGCTTCTGTGGGAGCGAAAGAGCTAATATCACAAAGTGTTGCATCTGTGCCAGTTGACATATCAACTAATGATGAAACCCACTCCTCAAAAAccatttccttgtcttccaatTGTAAGCAAGAGAACACATCCCTTGAAAGTCTAATATGTGAAAATTCAGATTCTACTCTTTCTAGAACTTCAGAAAATGACTCACTGGATTCCCAATTAAACAGTCTGCAAGAAGATGAGGATCTTCAAGTTGTTACTTGTCGCAATGATGGCTCATCATCTCAAAATGTGGATGATCCTTTGCTTGTTCCGGCGCTCAAGGTCAGGAATTGGATTTCGTGACTTCCTTTAACCTGTACACCTGCATTATTTCTTATATAATATTTGCATGCTGACATTATTTCTTACTCATGTATGCTCATTGGCTTGCTCCTTCAAGTACTCTTTGTATAATAAAGCATTTT contains:
- the LOC116265889 gene encoding uncharacterized protein LOC116265889 isoform X2; translation: MQALKVGWTWKTFALASSHESDKKKPRSRKTREERKALVESFITTYRSSNNGNFPSLSLTQKEVGGSFYTVREIMKEIMQGHETSSASVLALEDEALNRSLPQKEELNLATLSSADIYGIGNEQGSFIPNNDYQKIQNYAGSSELSAGCKSQEEGSEIEKSFSLNASLSNLESYTLIKPVPASDQQEQLQSCVGEFNENSDEADKSVVNVEPSDPEEVKLENIESFSPTVDDPGDKCINLPSSIENADPLLSSHDNKWSLEAYDGPKEGRTLQDGEIPKGAHVSVGSNSILEQFEESCLGVGDSQSEDGTLDDVLAVNGAIRTSDPMVPMQASAASAARLDGFSDGASVGAKELISQSVASVPVDISTNDETHSSKTISLSSNCKQENTSLESLICENSDSTLSRTSENDSLDSQLNSLQEDEDLQVVTCRNDGSSSQNVDDPLLVPALKSEVGASNSVKVADAISDRDASNKKVLEDALRGSAEGFGAEAGVMSGSSSSNTESSKRSSSERKLVVRRKGKEVTNPLWAVMKAFLSAFIKFWTE
- the LOC116265889 gene encoding uncharacterized protein LOC116265889 isoform X3, coding for MQALKVGWTWKTFALASSHESDKKKPRSRKTREERKALVESFITTYRSSNNGNFPSLSLTQKEVGGSFYTVREIMKEIMQGHETSSASVLALEDEALNRSLPQKEELNLATLSSADIYGIGNEQGSFIPNNDYQKIQNYAGSSELSAGCKSQEEGSEIEKSFSLNASLSNLESYTLIKPVPASDQQEQLQSCVGEFNENSDEADKSVVNVEPSDPEEVKLENIESFSPTVDDPGDKCINLPSSIENADPLLSSHDNKWSLEAYDGPKEGRTLQDGEIPKGAHVSVGSNSILEQFEESCLGELMASDTITQVEGRAENFDDNKNPNLEYDSSSNSGVGDSQSEDGTLDDVLAVNGAIRTSDPMVPMQASAASAARLDGFSDGASVGAKELISQSVASVPVDISTNDETHSSKTISLSSNFCKKMRIFKLLLVAMMAHHLKMWMILCLFRRSSRKLELVTA
- the LOC116265889 gene encoding uncharacterized protein LOC116265889 isoform X1: MQALKVGWTWKTFALASSHESDKKKPRSRKTREERKALVESFITTYRSSNNGNFPSLSLTQKEVGGSFYTVREIMKEIMQGHETSSASVLALEDEALNRSLPQKEELNLATLSSADIYGIGNEQGSFIPNNDYQKIQNYAGSSELSAGCKSQEEGSEIEKSFSLNASLSNLESYTLIKPVPASDQQEQLQSCVGEFNENSDEADKSVVNVEPSDPEEVKLENIESFSPTVDDPGDKCINLPSSIENADPLLSSHDNKWSLEAYDGPKEGRTLQDGEIPKGAHVSVGSNSILEQFEESCLGELMASDTITQVEGRAENFDDNKNPNLEYDSSSNSGVGDSQSEDGTLDDVLAVNGAIRTSDPMVPMQASAASAARLDGFSDGASVGAKELISQSVASVPVDISTNDETHSSKTISLSSNCKQENTSLESLICENSDSTLSRTSENDSLDSQLNSLQEDEDLQVVTCRNDGSSSQNVDDPLLVPALKSEVGASNSVKVADAISDRDASNKKVLEDALRGSAEGFGAEAGVMSGSSSSNTESSKRSSSERKLVVRRKGKEVTNPLWAVMKAFLSAFIKFWTE